Sequence from the uncultured Draconibacterium sp. genome:
CGAATAGAGTGATAATTGCGTAAGAATTTGTCGTGCAGCTGAGGCTTCGTATGTTTTGAATACACACGATCTTCGAAGGTTTTTATCGTATTTGAAGTGGTTTGAGTAATCAGGTAAACGGCGCTCTGCTCGTTACTCTGCTCCTGCGATTCAGCCTGAATCTTTTTAACCTCCTCAGGATTATTTCCAAAATAATTATCCAAAACCAAGGCAGCCGCAATAATTGCCATAAACATGGCCAAACGAACTACAATTCTTCTGGTTATTTTTATTTTAGAAATCATACTTTAAACTTCTCGTCTGCAACTACTTAAAATATTTGTTACCGAAAAAACTTTTTACACAAGTTTTTTCACCCTATTTTTAAGCGGAGCAAATATACCGAAATAGTCCAGCTTTCCAAAAACGACAGCGGTTATTTTGAAGTATTTCGTTTAACGCCAACAATTTATGATGAATGTATTTGTATATGGTTCGCTGCTATTTCCTGAAATTGCGGAGGGTTTATGCGGGAAAAAGTTAAAATCGGAAGAAGCAACCCTAAGAGGCTACTCACGCTTTGCGTTAAAAGAGGCCGATTACCCGGCAATTATCAAAAAAAATAATGCAAAGGTGAAAGGGAAAGTACTACTTAACCTCGATGAAAATGCGATTTACTTGCTGACTTTCTACGAAGGTGATGATTATGGGATGGCACCGGTTAAAGTTGAAACGAATTCTGGAATTGTAAATGCGGTTGCTTTTGTTTGGATGGCCGGAAATGAATTTCTGGAAGACTTTGACTGGGACGAAGGTCAATTTGAATCGGAATCGCTGGCATTTTACCGTGATGAGATTGTTCCGGCAACACGGGCAGAATATTACAGACGAAATTAGTTTGGCAGAATATGTTCAACAATAGGCCCTGCATTCTTTTAAATGAATGAAAACTCCTTATTTTTACTTACGTTTCAACACTAACCAACTAAATTAAAACGTCATGATCAAATCGGCTTTCATTCGTTTATTTACTGTACTTTTTTTCTTATTAATCATTATGAATTTTACATCGGCACAAAACAAATTGGGTATTTTCGATAACCACTCGGATATTGGCGCCTGCAAACATCAGGGTTTTGCAACGTTCAATCCTAACGACCAAACCTACACAATCGGTGGATCGGGATTAAATATGTGGTTTGGCGACGACCAGTTTCATTACCTGTGGACAACACTTCAGGGAGATTTTATTTTGCGTGCCGAAGTAAAATTTTTGGGCGATGGCGTTGATCCGCACCGAAAAGTGGGTTGGATGGTTCGGAATAATCTCGACAGCAATTCGCCACATGCCAATGCAACCGTTCATGGCGATGGGCTTACATCGTTACAATACCGGAAAACTATCGGTGCCGATACAGAAGAAGTAAAATCGGAAGATCAGGCGCCGGATGTAATTCAGCTCGAAAGAAAAGGTTCTACATATATAATGTCGACAGCTAAGTTTGGCGAGCCTTTTAAAGTGGTTCAGCTCGATAACCTTGCGCTTGACAACGAAGTATATGTTGGCATTTATGTTTGTGCACATAATGCAGATGTTATGGAAAGTGCGGTTTATAGGAATGTTCGTATCATCCGCCCGGAAAAAGCAGATTTTGTACCCTACCAGGATTATATTGGAAGTAATCTTGAAATAATGGATATTGAAAGTGGTTTGCGCAAAGTGATATACCATTCGGCACATTCGATTCAGGCGCCTAACTGGACACCTGATAATAAAAAGCTGATTTACAATTCAAAAGGGCATTTATTCACCTACAAGCTGGCAAACGGTGAAATCAATCCGTTGAATACCGGTTTTGCCACAAACAACAACAACGACCATGTTTTAACTTTCGATGGAAGTTTGCTGGGGATTTCGCACCACAGCGCCGATAACGACGGAAATTCTACCATTTATTATTTGCCTGCAAAAGGCGACTCTACTCCGGTTCGGGTTACAAAAACAGGTCTGGGCGCTTCGTATTTTCATGGTTGGTCGCCCGATAAAAAAACGATGATATTTACCGGCGAGCGAAACGGCCAATTCGATATATACGGTGTTGATGTTGCGACTGGTGAAGAAACACAACTGACCAACGAAAAAACACTTGACGATGGACCGGAATACAGCCCCGATGGAAAGTACATCTTCTTTAACTCGGCCAGAAGCGGGAAAATGCAATTGTGGCGAATGGATGCCGATGGCAAAAATCCGGTGCAGCTGACTGATGATAAATACAACGACTGGTTCCCACATGTAAGCCCGGATAAAAAATGGATCGTATTTATTTCATTTCCTGAAGATATTGATCCTGCTGACCATCCGTTTTACAAACATTGCCTTATTCGCTTAATACCTTACGAAGGTGGCCAACCGCGCATTATAGCCTACATTTATGGCGGACAGGGATCGATTAATGTTCCAAGCTGGTCGCCCGACAGCAAGAAGATTGCTTTTGTTTCGAACAGCGATTAAACAACAACTGATCTGCTTCCTGCACATAATCGTTGTAAAACAGAGAATTCATGATAAATAGATTTAGTTTCTTCTTCACTTTCATTCTGTTACTGGTTTTAATGAGTTGCAAGAATACAAACCGCGGTGCGGTTGAAGAAGGGAAGCTTGAAAATGGAGTTTATTCCAGTTCCTATTTCAATGTGAGTATAAATGTTCCGGGAAGCTGGACAGTAGATACCTTGGGTAAAATTGAAAAAACAACACCTGCAACCGAGGCAGATAAAAAGGATACTGTTCTGGTAGCCAATTTGCTCACCATTTATCAGGAAAATGAAAAAGAAGCTTTTAAACCCAACCTTTCGATGATTGCAGAAAGGTGCACTCTTTACCCGGACCTAAAAAACGAAAACGATTATTTAGTGCATATACAAAAACAATATTCAGATTTAAACCCTATCACTACGGAGATTAAGAAGACGTTTCTGAAAAACAATATTGAGTGTTTTACTTTCGATCTTAAAATGACAATTCAGGAGATGACGATGAAACAAACTCATTTCGCCCTGCAACAAAACGATTTTTATATCGACATCACACTTACCTATCAAACGGATGAACAAAAGGAAGAATTAGACGCAATTGTAAATTCGCTGAAGATGAACCAGCTCCATTAGCAATTATTTAGGCTCAGGATTTTTGATCTGACAGCTTAAGCACCCGCCGTTTATAATCAATAACAGCATTATATTTCAACAGGAAATCGCTTCCCAGCAAACCACAGATTTTATAGTCGCTGACTTTTTGGTACAGTTCGTTAATGTGATCCATATCGAACAAAGCAACTTTCATCGCCTCTACTTTCAGTTTTCCAAAAAACAATGGTTTTAAAATTCCCAGCGATGTTTTTAAAGGTTCATCGCTCATGTTTGCCGCATGAAGATCTTCGGTACCTTCCTCTTCCGACAAAATAAAATCAGCCTGGTTTTTATCAAATACCGATTTTGAGGCCCCGGTATCAATCACCCAATAAGCGGTTTCGCCATCGTTAAAACGAGAACAAATAAGCAAATGATAATTATAAGACTCTAATTCGATAAGCTCTATAGCAATTTTACTTCGCATAACCAATTATTAAAACAACCTGATAATCAAAACATGAAAGCCATTTATTGCGCATTAGTTAACTTTAATTATTATATTCGCAATGTTAATTCGAATAACCAATTAAGATGCGTGCTTTAGCCAAACTGTTTCTATTTACTGTAGTAAGTATTTTAATCTCCTGCAATAACGGAAAATTATCGAAAAAAGATGCAGAACGTTCGCTCAAAGTATTGAACAGCGACATGATTAATTTTGGTGCAGAGCTTAATGAAGCAACCGAAATGAAAGCTCTGGAATTTGTTATGTCCGCCCCGGAAAATCCGTTCCCTGTTTATAAAAACACCAACCGGTTCATAAGCACTAAAACCTTTGACTTCTCTCAATGGCATGGAATTTATGAATGGAGCGACTATGAAAAACTTTTTAAGAAAACCGGGGATTCCAAAAATATAATCCTTCAAATTGACAATTCGGAGCTGAAAGATATTTCTATAATTATCAATGATTACCAAACAGAGAAAGTTAGTTCAGGAGAGCCGTTTCCGAAAGTTTGCCAAATTGAAATAACACAAAACAAAAAAACAATCTGGGAATTTGATTTCACTTCTAAAATCAGTAATAACCTGCCTGAAGATTTAAAGCTCAGAATAAAAGGCGAAAGCTACCAGGTTAATGCGAACCTAAAACGAACTACCAACGGCGATAGCGGAAAACTTTTTGTCGACTTCACTTTTAAATATCTACTCAAAACTTTAATAAAATCGAAACTCGATTGCAACATTGGTTATAGTCGGCAGGGATATTATTTTAAGCAATTAAAACTGGATCAACTTCTTTTCGGGCATCATTTGGCTGGAGATATTGATTACGCCAAAGTTGATCCAACAGCACAAGATTACGCTGCATCGTTTAATGAAAATTCAAATCTTGAACTGTTTGAGAACGGACGAGGAAAAGTTGGCGACCTGATATTGGCAACCGTTGAAAATGATGAACTCGTTGATTACCATATCCAGTTTACAGATAAGAGCAAAGCACTACTTGGAAGCTATCTACCTGTTTTCAACAAGTTTATTAACTTGAAATACTAATCTCAAAAATTAACAACAAAATGAATTTCAAACTAAAATGGGCTATCTACAGCCTGGTTTTCTTACTTGTTCTGGCAGCATGCTCAGACGATGATGAAGTTACCGATCCTGAACAAACAATGGGAAAGGTTGGAAACTATTGGAGCGCGGGAGCCTCCGGATACGATGATGGTCGACTTACGATTACTCAGAACAGCGGAGGAGATGTAGTTGGCTCTTTAACCTTTGAAGGCGATACTTACACCATAGAAGGAAAAGTTACCGATAATGCGATTTACGACTACGTTTATAGCAATGGCGACAAAAGCAAACCATTTACCCTCGTTAAATTTGATGCCAACGTTGGTGATAAATGGGAATTTAATGTAGGCAATCAAAAGGTAGTTCGAGAAGTGGTGCGTAAAAGTACCGAAGACGATGTTGAATATGGTTTTTGGCTGGTAAAAACTATCGATGTAAAAGAAACTATACCTACAGGTACAATTATTAAAACCTCCGAAAGCGAGGTAAAAGAGATCTTATGGCAGTTCAACCATAAATTTGGATTTATTTCTGCAACAATTAAAACCGTTGACGGAAAAACTACTAAAGTTAATGGCTATTCAACAAATGCGGCTGATTAATTAAAAAACGACTCTGCCGTTTTTGTGGTCAAATAAAGAGTTTCGGATAACATCATTTGGGAAAACAACTAAACCTCCGTTGGCATCCAGATCAATACCCAAAACATCTTTAAAGGCCTGGTAAAGAATTAACGTACAATACCAGTAATGTTTGTCTTTGGCAACATTACTGGTATTTTTTATCGACCGCCAGCTGGAAACATCATTATCCTGCGCTAAAATGTATTCAATTACAGCATCCATTTTTTCCGGCGGCAATTCTGCTCTTAAGCGATATCTTTTTCCAGCATTTTTAGGTTTAAACGAATCGTTAGAAATCCTCCAGTCAGCTCCTTCAACAAATCCTCTTACTTCTCTTATCTGGTATTCTTCAGAAACATCGCGGGAATGCGATTCAAAAACGACTATTTCTTTAAGCAATTCTTCAACGTTATCTCCTTTGGCCCCTTTCAGAACAATTACAGCATGGCCAAAATTATTGCCATTCTCTACAAATTCGGTTCCCGGCAACCAGTTGTTATTGGGTTTTACAAGAATATCTCCACGCTTAAATTCAAAAGATGCGTTATCCTGAGCATACGCTAAAAAAGTTGACAATAAAAAGAAACCAAAAAATGCCAGTTTTATTCTCATCCGTATTGTTGTTGGAAAATTAAGTTAAAGAAATAAAATGTATCCGAGATAAAAAAGGCCCGCAAAAATTGCGAGCCTCTGTATCTTGTGAAAATTCTTTCGAATTATAGTAAAGCGTTCACAGCTGAAACACCTTCTGCACTTGCAGTCAGTTTTTCTTTTTCAGCATCTGAAAGTTCGATTTCAACGATTTTCTCGATACCGTTTTTACCGATAATACAAGGAACACCGATTGAAATGTCGCTTAAACCATACTCGCCTTCAAGAAGAGCTGAACATGGGAACATCTTTTTAGAATCCAATGCAATGGCGCGAACCAATTCTGATACTGCTGCACCAGGAGCATACCATGCGCTGGTTCCCAGCAATTTTGTTAAAGTAGCACCACCAACTTTAGTCGCTTCAACTACTTCTGCTTGTTTTTCTTCACTCAAAAATTCAGTAACAGGAACACTGTTACGAACAGCTTTGTCGATTAACGGAACCATACCGGTATCGCTGTGTCCGCCAATTACCATAGCCGAGATGTCTGACTGTGCACATTCCAATGCTTCAGCCAATCTGTATTTAAAACGTGCGCTATCTAATGCACCACCCATACCGATAATGCGGTTTTTAGGAAGACCTGTAGCTTTGTGTGCCAGGTAAGCCATTGTATCCATTGGGTTACTAACCACAATAATGATTACGTTTGGCGACTCAGCGATCAACTTTTCAGCAACATCTTTTACAATTCCGGCATTAATACCGATCAACTCTTCGCGAGTCATTCCCGGTTTACGTGGAATACCACTGGTAATTACTGCAACATCGCTACCAGCTGTTTTAGTGTAATCGTTAGTGGCACCAACGATAGTTGAGTCAAAACCGTTTAACGAAGCAGTTTGCATCAAATCCATTGCTTTACCTTCATCAAAACCTTCTTTGATATCAATCAATACTATTTCTTCTGCAAAATCTTTAATTGCAATATACTCGGCACAACTTGCACCTACTGCACCTGCTCCAACTACTGTTACTTTCATTTTACTAGTGAGTTTTATTATTATAAAATCGTTTTTAACTTAAACAATTGTCTGTCAAATTGTTTTAAGGCACGCAAAGTTAATTTTTTTTCGCGATGTCAGAAATAATTCAGAGTCCCCAAAATCGGTTTAACAAATTGGTAAAACATACGATTTACGACTTTCATCCGAAGTGATTTTTGTCAATTATGTTTGTTTATTACGAATCCTGAACGGAATGGTTCAGCGAATTATTGCTATGTGCAAAATCCTTAATTAAACCAGAACGTCATTTTTAAAACTACTATATGTTTTCTTTTGAAATACCCTGTTTCTGCAAGTAAATTCTGGTCTCACGCAGATAGCGCAAATTTGCGCAGAAAAGCTTTCACCCTTTTGGGTGAAATAAAATCAGCGGAAATCTGCGGTATTCGCGTGAAATAACTGAAGCCTGACGTAATTTTAATTAAACCAGTAAGTCATTTTTAAAACCACTGCCCTGTTTCTCGAGTTCCAGTTTCCGGTAAAATAATTGTCGGTGTAAACCAGGTAAATATCTGATACCGGCTGGTAACGCCACTGAAAGCGCGAATTGATATTCAGATTGTCGATTTGTTCGTTGTACTGCACAAAAGTCGACCAGAATATTTTATCGGTGAAAGTGATATCCATTTTCGGGCCCACCAGCCAAAACTTTTCGCGGCTAAACGGGTCGCCCAAATCCATATCAGTGTAGTTAAAATTCATGGTCAGGTTTACATAGGGTTGAAAGCGGTAACCAATTTCTCCCTGGATGTACTGAATATCGCCACTGTAGAAGCTGCCTTTTGAGGCTTCGGCCTCCCAGGTAAACATCGATTTACGGGTAGACTGGTACGAAACCGAAAACAATCCGAAATCATATTCCGACCCTTCGGGTAAATAATTGTCAGGATCTTGTGTAGGGTTAAAATCGTTTCGTAATTGCACAAAATGATCGGTGTAACCAAAACTCAGTTCTGCCCGGTTTTCAAAGGTTAACTCATATTCGAACTCATACTCATGTTCAATCAAATCCTTATCCGGATTGAAATAGTTATCCAATTTTATACTCGGTCCGTGATTTACCACTTTTTTATTGGGCACAAAAGTATATCCGGCCGAAGCTCCAATAAAATTATATCCTGTTCGGCGAACATAGCCGGCTTCGGCACGGTAGTTTTCACCCACCGAAGTTTCGTATATCCCCAGATGTAAATGCGGAGTGCTGTATGTTAACATGGCTCCCTGTGCATATTGTTTATCGGGATTATCGGGTTGAAATGAGCGGTGATAAAAGAACTTACCGTCCCAAACATTGTCTTTACTGGCCAGGTTATAGTCGACCCCAATCACCCGGTTAAACATGCTGGTGTCCGATGGCACATCAAAATATTCTTTGTTAACAGCTATAAATCCAAGGCTCGACCGCGTAAACATTTTCTTCTGAACGGAAGCCACGGTAAAATTGCGTGCCAGGTTTTCGCCGGTTTCTTCTGTGGTCATATTCATAAAACCTACCCGCCAGTCGTTGCCAATTTTTCCGCTCAATCGGGCACCGGCAAGTACCGGAGCATCCAAACCAATTCTTCGCGAGAAAAAAGGAGTTAAGCTATGCGAGTATCCGTAACTTGAAAATAAATCGCTGTTCTCGAGAAAGAACTGTCGTTTTTCGGGGAAGAACAATTCGAAACGATCGATATTGGTTACCTGCTGATCGACTTCAACCTGGGCAAAATCGGGATTATACGTCAGGTCGAGTGTCATCGAGGATGATATACCAACTTTGGCGTCAAAACCAACATCGGTACGGTAATCGGTACTTGTACCTGCCTCGAAATCTTTTGATGCGCCGCCCAGCAAATACGGAATTACCGAAAACTGCATTTTTGATTTTGGCAGCGGCTCTTCAAACTGCATACGCCCGGTGTAGGCCAGCGATGCTGTAGGAAACTGCCTCGGCACAGGTGCCCATGCCGATTTTTCGTTCGATTTTAAATCGAGCCGGCTAAAGTTTACATTCCATTCCTGACTTCCATTCGGATACCGAACCGATTTAAACGGAATACGCATTTCGCTTACCCAGCGGTTGTCGTAATGTTTGGTTTCCATCTCCCATTTACAATCCCAATCCAGCGAAATACTGTGCCCGTTACTCATGGTTCCGTCCCACTTGGCACCCGATGCCGAAACGCCAAATGAAAAACCGTTTGTCTGATCTAAAAAGGTGTCGAAAAATATAAGCAGGTTATCGTTATTTCCAAAGCTAAAATCGCGGCGAAACGATTCCATAACACGTTTGCCGGGAATGGTATCGTAAAAGATTTGTGCTACATACAAAGCTTTGTCGTCGTAAGCCATCATCATTGTTGAAGGCTGCGTGGCAAAACCGGTATCAACGGGTAGCACCCGGTAAAATTTATCTGCTTTTTGCGCGCTTTGCCAGTCGCTTTCATCAATTACACCATCAATATTTATTACCCCCTGTAATTTCTTTACGCGATAAACATAGGCTTTATTGAACGTATTTATCGTTGTATCCGATTTTGAGCTATAACTGTTGGCAACAGCGGTATATGCCAAACATACACAGAGAAATAAGACCAAAGGCAACTTCATACGAAACAGCTTTAATTGATTTAGGTATAATAAGTTGACGACAAAGATATCAAATTGTCGGAATAACAAAGTGCAAATTGTCACGTTTGGGAATTTTACAAACAAAAAGCCTCCGACCTTTCAGCCGGAGGCACAAAAAACAATGTTCAAGCAAGATTTGCTACAAGGTGATTGCTACACCGTTGTAGAAATCAAGTATTTTCGTGCGGAAAATATATTCGTATTTTGCTTGTATTAAATCAGACTGAGCATTGGTCAGATTTGTTTTACTCTGGTTGTATTCTACTGAATTAATCATTCCTACATTAAACTTTTCTTCGGTGTAACGGAAAG
This genomic interval carries:
- a CDS encoding gamma-glutamylcyclotransferase family protein, yielding MMNVFVYGSLLFPEIAEGLCGKKLKSEEATLRGYSRFALKEADYPAIIKKNNAKVKGKVLLNLDENAIYLLTFYEGDDYGMAPVKVETNSGIVNAVAFVWMAGNEFLEDFDWDEGQFESESLAFYRDEIVPATRAEYYRRN
- a CDS encoding SMP-30/gluconolactonase/LRE family protein yields the protein MNFTSAQNKLGIFDNHSDIGACKHQGFATFNPNDQTYTIGGSGLNMWFGDDQFHYLWTTLQGDFILRAEVKFLGDGVDPHRKVGWMVRNNLDSNSPHANATVHGDGLTSLQYRKTIGADTEEVKSEDQAPDVIQLERKGSTYIMSTAKFGEPFKVVQLDNLALDNEVYVGIYVCAHNADVMESAVYRNVRIIRPEKADFVPYQDYIGSNLEIMDIESGLRKVIYHSAHSIQAPNWTPDNKKLIYNSKGHLFTYKLANGEINPLNTGFATNNNNDHVLTFDGSLLGISHHSADNDGNSTIYYLPAKGDSTPVRVTKTGLGASYFHGWSPDKKTMIFTGERNGQFDIYGVDVATGEETQLTNEKTLDDGPEYSPDGKYIFFNSARSGKMQLWRMDADGKNPVQLTDDKYNDWFPHVSPDKKWIVFISFPEDIDPADHPFYKHCLIRLIPYEGGQPRIIAYIYGGQGSINVPSWSPDSKKIAFVSNSD
- a CDS encoding aspartyl protease family protein, with the translated sequence MRSKIAIELIELESYNYHLLICSRFNDGETAYWVIDTGASKSVFDKNQADFILSEEEGTEDLHAANMSDEPLKTSLGILKPLFFGKLKVEAMKVALFDMDHINELYQKVSDYKICGLLGSDFLLKYNAVIDYKRRVLKLSDQKS
- a CDS encoding malate dehydrogenase, with the translated sequence MKVTVVGAGAVGASCAEYIAIKDFAEEIVLIDIKEGFDEGKAMDLMQTASLNGFDSTIVGATNDYTKTAGSDVAVITSGIPRKPGMTREELIGINAGIVKDVAEKLIAESPNVIIIVVSNPMDTMAYLAHKATGLPKNRIIGMGGALDSARFKYRLAEALECAQSDISAMVIGGHSDTGMVPLIDKAVRNSVPVTEFLSEEKQAEVVEATKVGGATLTKLLGTSAWYAPGAAVSELVRAIALDSKKMFPCSALLEGEYGLSDISIGVPCIIGKNGIEKIVEIELSDAEKEKLTASAEGVSAVNALL
- a CDS encoding DUF5916 domain-containing protein; its protein translation is MKLPLVLFLCVCLAYTAVANSYSSKSDTTINTFNKAYVYRVKKLQGVINIDGVIDESDWQSAQKADKFYRVLPVDTGFATQPSTMMMAYDDKALYVAQIFYDTIPGKRVMESFRRDFSFGNNDNLLIFFDTFLDQTNGFSFGVSASGAKWDGTMSNGHSISLDWDCKWEMETKHYDNRWVSEMRIPFKSVRYPNGSQEWNVNFSRLDLKSNEKSAWAPVPRQFPTASLAYTGRMQFEEPLPKSKMQFSVIPYLLGGASKDFEAGTSTDYRTDVGFDAKVGISSSMTLDLTYNPDFAQVEVDQQVTNIDRFELFFPEKRQFFLENSDLFSSYGYSHSLTPFFSRRIGLDAPVLAGARLSGKIGNDWRVGFMNMTTEETGENLARNFTVASVQKKMFTRSSLGFIAVNKEYFDVPSDTSMFNRVIGVDYNLASKDNVWDGKFFYHRSFQPDNPDKQYAQGAMLTYSTPHLHLGIYETSVGENYRAEAGYVRRTGYNFIGASAGYTFVPNKKVVNHGPSIKLDNYFNPDKDLIEHEYEFEYELTFENRAELSFGYTDHFVQLRNDFNPTQDPDNYLPEGSEYDFGLFSVSYQSTRKSMFTWEAEASKGSFYSGDIQYIQGEIGYRFQPYVNLTMNFNYTDMDLGDPFSREKFWLVGPKMDITFTDKIFWSTFVQYNEQIDNLNINSRFQWRYQPVSDIYLVYTDNYFTGNWNSRNRAVVLKMTYWFN